From Pseudorasbora parva isolate DD20220531a chromosome 25, ASM2467924v1, whole genome shotgun sequence, one genomic window encodes:
- the LOC137065206 gene encoding histone H4 — protein sequence MSGRGKGGKGLGKGGAKRHRKVLRDNIQGITKPAIRRLARRGGVKRISGLIYEETRGVLKVFLENVIRDAVTYTEHAKRKTVTAMDVVYALKRQGRTLYGFGG from the coding sequence ATGTCTGGAAGAGGCAAAGGTGGTAAGGGACTCGGTAAAGGGGGCGCCAAGCGTCACCGTAAAGTTTTGCGTGATAACATCCAGGGAATCACCAAACCGGCCATCCGTCGTCTGGCTCGCCGCGGCGGTGTCAAGCGCATCTCCGGTCTGATCTACGAGGAGACCCGCGGAGTGTTGAAGGTGTTCCTGGAGAACGTTATCCGCGATGCCGTGACCTACACCGAGCACGCCAAGAGAAAGACCGTCACCGCCATGGATGTTGTGTACGCGCTGAAGCGACAGGGACGCACCCTGTACGGCTTCGGAGGTTAA
- the LOC137065173 gene encoding histone H4: protein MSGRGKGGKGLGKGGAKRHRKVLRDNIQGITKPAIRRLARRGGVKRISGLIYEETRGVLKVFLENVIRDAVTYTEHAKRKTVTAMDVVYALKRQGRTLYGFGG, encoded by the coding sequence ATGTCTGGAAGAGGCAAAGGTGGTAAGGGACTCGGTAAAGGAGGCGCCAAGCGTCACCGTAAAGTTTTGCGCGATAACATCCAGGGAATCACCAAACCGGCCATCCGTCGTCTGGCTCGCCGCGGCGGCGTCAAGCGCATCTCCGGTCTGATCTACGAGGAGACCCGCGGAGTGTTGAAGGTGTTTCTGGAGAACGTTATCCGCGATGCCGTGACCTATACCGAGCACGCCAAGAGAAAGACCGTCACCGCCATGGATGTTGTGTACGCGCTGAAGCGACAGGGACGCACCCTGTACGGCTTCGGAGGTTAA
- the LOC137064853 gene encoding histone H1-like, translating into MAETAPAPAKAPKKKTAAKAKKAGPGVGELIVKTVTASKERSGVSLAALKKALAASGYDVEKNNSRVKIAIKGLVTKGTLVQVKGTGASGSFKLNKQQAETKKKPAKKAAPKAKKPAAKKPAAAKKPKSAAAKKPAAKKSPKKAKKPAAKKATKSPKKAKKPAAAKKAAKSPKKAKAAKPKTAKPKAAKPKKAAPKKK; encoded by the coding sequence ATGGCAGAAACCGCCCCAGCCCCGGCCAAAGCGCCCAAGAAGAAGACCGCTGCAAAAGCCAAGAAAGCAGGTCCAGGCGTCGGTGAGCTCATCGTCAAGACTGTGACCGCGTCCAAGGAGAGGAGCGGCGTATCCCTCGCCGCCCTGAAGAAAGCTCTCGCCGCCAGCGGCTACGACGTGGAGAAGAACAACTCCCGCGTCAAGATCGCCATCAAGGGCCTGGTGACTAAAGGCACCCTGGTGCAGGTCAAAGGGACCGGCGCCTCGGGATCATTCAAGCTCAACAAGCAGCAAGCCGAGACCAAGAAGAAGCCAGCCAAGAAAGCGGCTCCTAAAGCGAAGAAGCCCGCGGCCAAGAAACCCGCTGCCGCCAAGAAGCCCAAGAGCGCAGCGGCAAAGAAGCCTGCAGCCAAGAAATCGCCCAAGAAGGCCAAGAAGCCCGCCGCTAAGAAGGCGACGAAGAGCCCCAAGAAGGCTAAAAAGCCAGCAGCCGCTAAGAAAGCAGCCAAGAGCCCCAAGAAAGCCAAGGCGGCTAAACCCAAGACGGCAAAGCCTAAAGCCGCCAAGCCTAAAAAGGCAGCTCCCAAAAAGAAATAA
- the LOC137065172 gene encoding histone H2B-like has product MPEPAKPAPKKGSKKAVTKTAAKGGKKRRKSRKESYAIYVYKVLKQVHPDTGISSKAMGIMNSFVNDIFERIGGEASRLAHYNKRSTITSREIQTAVRLLLPGELAKHAVSEGTKAVTKYTSSK; this is encoded by the coding sequence ATGCCTGAACCAGCGAAGCCCGCGCCCAAGAAGGGCTCCAAGAAGGCCGTCACCAAGACCGCCGCTAAGGGAGGAAAGAAGCGCAGAAAGTCCAGGAAGGAGAGCTACGCCATTTATGTGTACAAAGTGCTGAAGCAGGTTCATCCTGACACCGGCATCTCCTCCAAGGCGATGGGCATCATGAACTCTTTCGTCAACGACATCTTCGAGCGCATCGGCGGTGAGGCGTCTCGTCTGGCGCACTACAATAAGCGCTCCACCATCACTTCCAGAGAGATCCAGACCGCCGTGCGTCTGTTGCTGCCCGGAGAGCTGGCCAAACACGCCGTGTCCGAGGGCACAAAGGCCGTCACCAAATACACCAGCTCCAAGTGA
- the LOC137064912 gene encoding histone H3-like, with protein MARTKQTARKSTGGKAPRKQLATKAARKSAPATGGVKKPHRYRPGTVALREIRRYQKSTELLIRKLPFQRLVREIAQDFKTDLRFQSSAVMALQESSEAYLVGLFEDTNLCAIHAKRVTIMPKDIQLARRIRGERA; from the coding sequence ATGGCAAGAACCAAGCAGACCGCTCGTAAATCCACCGGTGGCAAAGCCCCGAGGAAGCAGCTCGCCACTAAAGCCGCCCGTAAGAGCGCTCCGGCCACCGGCGGCGTCAAGAAGCCCCATCGCTACAGGCCCGGGACCGTGGCTCTGCGAGAGATCCGCCGTTATCAGAAGTCCACCGAGCTGCTGATCCGCAAACTGCCCTTCCAGCGGCTGGTGAGAGAAATCGCTCAGGACTTCAAGACGGATCTGCGCTTCCAGAGCTCCGCTGTCATGGCCCTGCAGGAGTCTAGCGAGGCTTATTTGGTCGGCCTGTTTGAGGACACCAACCTGTGCGCCATCCACGCCAAGAGAGTCACCATCATGCCCAAGGACATCCAGCTGGCCCGCCGCATCCGCGGAGAGCGCGCCTAA
- the LOC137065223 gene encoding histone H4: MSGRGKGGKGLGKGGAKRHRKVLRDNIQGITKPAIRRLARRGGVKRISGLIYEETRGVLKVFLENVIRDAVTYTEHAKRKTVTAMDVVYALKRQGRTLYGFGG, encoded by the coding sequence ATGTCTGGAAGAGGCAAAGGCGGTAAGGGACTCGGCAAAGGAGGCGCCAAGCGTCACCGTAAAGTTTTGCGCGATAACATCCAGGGAATCACCAAACCGGCCATCCGTCGTCTGGCTCGCCGCGGCGGTGTCAAGCGCATCTCCGGTCTGATCTACGAGGAGACCCGCGGAGTGTTGAAGGTGTTCCTGGAGAACGTTATCCGCGATGCCGTGACCTACACCGAGCACGCCAAGAGAAAGACCGTCACCGCCATGGATGTTGTGTACGCGCTGAAGCGACAGGGACGCACCCTGTACGGTTTCGGAGGTTAA
- the LOC137064994 gene encoding histone H2B-like, producing MPEPAKSAPKKGSKKAVTKTAAKGGKKRRKSRKESYAIYVYKVLKQVHPDTGISSKAMGIMNSFVNDIFERIGGEASRLAHYNKRSTITSREIQTAVRLLLPGELAKHAVSEGTKAVTKYTSSK from the coding sequence ATGCCTGAACCAGCGAAGTCCGCGCCTAAGAAAGGCTCCAAGAAGGCCGTCACCAAGACCGCCGCTAAGGGAGGAAAGAAGCGCAGAAAGTCCAGGAAGGAGAGCTACGCCATCTATGTGTACAAAGTGCTGAAGCAGGTTCATCCTGACACCGGCATCTCCTCCAAGGCGATGGGCATCATGAACTCTTTCGTCAACGACATCTTCGAGCGCATCGGCGGTGAGGCGTCTCGTCTGGCGCACTACAACAAGCGCTCCACCATCACTTCCAGAGAGATCCAGACCGCCGTGCGTCTGCTGCTGCCCGGAGAGCTGGCCAAACACGCCGTGTCCGAGGGCACAAAGGCCGTCACCAAATACACCAGCTCCAAGTGA
- the LOC137064917 gene encoding histone H2B-like, with protein MPEPAKSAPKKGSKKAVTKTAAKGGKKRRKSRKESYAIYVYKVLKQVHPDTGISSKAMGIMNSFVNDIFERIAGEASRLAHYNKRSTITSREIQTAVRLLLPGELAKHAVSEGTKAVTKYTSSK; from the coding sequence ATGCCTGAACCAGCGAAGTCCGCGCCTAAGAAGGGCTCCAAGAAGGCCGTCACCAAGACCGCCGCTAAGGGAGGAAAGAAGCGCAGAAAGTCCAGGAAGGAGAGCTACGCCATCTATGTGTACAAAGTGCTGAAGCAGGTTCATCCTGACACCGGCATCTCCTCCAAGGCGATGGGCATCATGAACTCTTTCGTCAACGACATCTTCGAGCGCATCGCCGGTGAGGCGTCTCGTCTGGCGCACTACAACAAGCGCTCCACCATCACTTCCAGAGAGATCCAGACCGCCGTGCGTCTGCTTCTGCCCGGAGAGCTGGCCAAACACGCCGTGTCCGAGGGCACAAAGGCCGTCACCAAATACACCAGCTCCAAGTGA
- the LOC137065001 gene encoding histone H2A-like, protein MSGRGKTGGKARAKAKTRSSRAGLQFPVGRVHRLLRKGNYAQRVGAGAPVYLAAVLEYLTAEILELAGNAARDNKKTRIIPRHLQLAVRNDEELNKLLGGVTIAQGGVLPNIQAVLLPKKTEKPAKSK, encoded by the coding sequence ATGAGCGGCAGAGGCAAAACCGGTGGCAAGGCCAGAGCAAAGGCTAAGACTCGCTCCTCCAGAGCGGGACTGCAGTTCCCCGTCGGCCGTGTTCACAGGCTTCTTCGTAAAGGCAACTACGCTCAGCGCGTCGGTGCCGGTGCTCCGGTTTATCTGGCGGCTGTGCTCGAGTATCTCACCGCTGAGATCCTGGAGTTGGCTGGAAACGCCGCTCGGGACAACAAGAAGACCCGCATCATCCCCCGTCACCTGCAGCTGGCGGTGCGCAACGATGAGGAGCTGAACAAACTCCTGGGCGGAGTGACCATCGCTCAGGGCGGCGTGCTGCCCAACATCCAGGCCGTGCTGCTGCCCAAGAAGACCGAGAAGCCCGCCAAATCCAAATAA